The following coding sequences are from one Dreissena polymorpha isolate Duluth1 chromosome 8, UMN_Dpol_1.0, whole genome shotgun sequence window:
- the LOC127840793 gene encoding uncharacterized protein LOC127840793, whose amino-acid sequence MQVDTTGKQIVSTLVSTLWYLDPHWEKLKARSINHPEFEKLSGFNDWRSQRRKEPKVLVEKLDEKIASMVAMTSCGYFLNKQFANFRVKCEKLTSSMIKYADFLKQQVQRSAANRQLNEPVRSLDDSNVMRDVQVCSDGELSEQYTKVYESIKLLKDFEPLFLHDFEPEDAYDKKKWLAALQLPFQTKLYSHKYGNYIGNYTFIWKSPADPDGDLQAVTAIKHDLPKFSTRGMRKSFFLKYSKCGPKPAVLRHMYRFLTEDDTAAESRRQEEVNNRVTEFLLNSDSTELLYDLRKNNGRPKDTRLDPFWDLMSSHLDNIGVVDERRHGDKLYMPVAISVENLIETVAKDLPKDASIPSKSWVQFNFWPSNAYTRSAMCYTGRFNVKFAVQQRIIRAKHPDANFAFHQYTMMKEMASNLRDESVFICLDDKSVVPIGEPGKPVSTGVRAHNKSLVPVAAKLASLDHDFHVHGAVPSVLFKVHIPEDSKDSYYNGQIHVVVKDKVFSPSSAARHTTETVKILRETESDDGVSLNKPRLFVYTDGGPDHRTTYWSVQLAYIAMFVSLDIDMLIAVRTAPCQSYNNPAERCMSLLNLALQNVALERSPMTDVLEYRTKSLTSLKKLRNAAERTEELKQSLIESLNPVLALLKQRFSQLKKNHENVVAHDAASDGEIEQMMECLEIFNDHDAEESSTVTACKDLDKAPPRLKAFFNAHCRKRNYTFQIKKCDDEHCWYCVLSPRRADTSELVWLPDPTKGDDDSFLPLSECIGKNTTDEARPSLDGKVLATEADKRHKSHMSAAQARRYILCADCRKRRVVYSRTKLTVDQCRQLELLDDAVIYTCGSAIFPEEHDLHEQVFVREGLSCQTEIETTYYSAVTQNFPPICYHCGDTNILGEEVEPITALRQQYSIVRPICRGCLESGKMPATRNAHKMNRKRKL is encoded by the exons ATGCAG GTGGACACAACAGGAAAGCAAATAGTTAGTACCTTAGTTAGTACACTATGGTATCTGGACCCACACTGGGAGAAACTTAAAGCCAGATCGATAAACCATCCGGAGTTTGAAAAATTAAGTGGGTTCAATGATTGGAGGTCTCAAAGGAGAAAAGAGCCCAAG GTCCTTGTTGAAAAACTGGACGAAAAAATTGCTAGCATGGTAGCTATGACATCTTGTGGCTATTTCCTGAACAAACAATTTGCAAACTTTCGAGTTAAGTGTGAGAAACTTACATCTTCCATGATAAAGTATGCAGATTTCCTAAAGCAACAGGTCCAAAGATCAGCAGCAAACAGACAACTAAATGAGCCGGTGAGATCATTGGATGACAGTAATGTAATGCGTGATGTGCAGGTGTGTTCTGATGGTGAATTAAGTGAGCAGTATACAAAAGTGTACGAGTCCATAAAACTGCTAAAGGACTTTGAGCCACTTTTCCTCCATGACTTTGAGCCAGAAGATGCTTATGACAAGAAGAAGTGGTTAGCTGCACTGCAGTTACCATTCCAGACAAAACTTTACAGTCACAAGTATGGTAACTATATAGGTAACTATACCTTCATCTGGAAGAGTCCAGCTGACCCAGACGGTGATCTTCAAGCTGTTACTGCTATAAAACATGATCTGCCGAAGTTTTCCACTCGTGGTATGAGAAAATCGTTCTTCTTGAAGTACTCCAAATGTGGACCCAAACCTGCTGTTTTGCGTCACATGTATAGGTTTTTGACAGAAGACGATACTGCTGCAGAAAGTCGACGTCAAGAAGAAGTTAACAATAGGGTTACAGAGTTTCTTTTGAACTCTGACAGTACTGAACTATTGTACGACTTGAGAAAAAATAATGGCAGACCAAAGGACACTAGACTTGATCCATTTTGGGATTTAATGAGCTCTCATTTAGACAATATTGGTGTTGTAGATGAAAGGAGACATGGGGACAAGCTGTACATGCCAGTTGCTATTAGTGTTGAAAATTTAATTGAGACTGTGGCAAAAGATTTGCCAAAAGATGCATCCATTCCGTCAAAATCTTGGGTTCAGTTTAACTTCTGGCCTTCGAATGCTTACACACGAAGCGCAATGTGCTATACGGGCCGGTTCAATGTCAAGTTTGCAGTGCAGCAGAGAATCATCAGAGCAAAACATCCAGATGCAAATTTTGCTTTCCATCAGTACACCATGATGAAGGAGATGGCTTCAAACCTACGTGATGAATCAGTGTTCATCTGCTTGGATGACAAAAGTGTCGTGCCAATAGGAGAGCCTGGGAAACCAGTGTCCACTGGAGTTAGGGCACACAATAAGTCATTGGTGCCAGTTGCTGCCAAGCTGGCATCATTGGACCATGATTTCCATGTCCATGGAGCTGTTCCATCAGTTCTGTTCAAGGTGCATATTCCAGAAGATTCAAAAGACAGCTATTATAATGGCCAGATTCATGTTGTGGTAAAAGACAAAGTCTTCAGCCCTTCATCAGCAGCAAGGCACACAACAGAAACTGTAAAAATTCTTAGGGAAACAGAAAGTGATGATGGTGTCTCACTGAACAAACCTAGGTTATTTGTATACACTGATGGGGGGCCAGATCATCGTACAACATACTGGAGTGTTCAACTGGCGTATATTGCTATGTTTGTGAGTTTGGACATTGACATGCTAATAGCTGTGCGCACAGCTCCTTGTCAGAGTTACAATAATCCTGCTGAAAGGTGTATGAGCCTTTTGAATTTAGCACTGCAGAATGTTGCTCTTGAAAGAAGCCCTATGACAGATGTTCTGGAATATAGAACAAAATCACTTACATCACTGAAGAAGCTGAGAAATGCAGCAGAGAGGACGGAGGAGTTGAAGCAAAGTCTCATTGaatcattaaacccagttttagCACTTCTTAAGCAGAGGTTTAGCCAGCTAAagaaaaatcatgaaaatgttGTTGCCCATGATGCTGCATCAGATGGTGAGATAGAACAGATGATGGAGTGCCTTGAAATCTTCAATGATCATGATGCAGAAGAATCCAGCACTGTAACAGCCTGTAAAGATCTCGACAAGGCTCCACCACGTCTGAAGGCGTTCTTTAACGCACACTGCAGGAAACGAAATTACACATTTCAG ataaaaAAATGTGATGATGAACACTGTTGGTATTGTGTGCTGTCCCCAAGGCGTGCTGATACATCAGAGCTTGTGTGGTTACCTGACCCAACAAAAGGCGATGACGATTCTTTCCTACCATTGTCTGAGTGTATTGGAAAGAACACAACTGACGAGGCCAGACCATCTCTCGATGGGAAGGTTTTGGCGACAGAAGCAGACAAGCGCCACAAATCACATATGTCTGCAG CTCAGGCAAGAAGATATATCCTGTGTGCTGACTGCAGAAAGAGACGCGTGGTCTATTCAAGAACTAAACTGACGGTTGACCAGTGCAGACAACTCGAACTTCTGGATGATGCGGTCATCTACACATGTGGGTCAGCCATATTCCCTGAAGAACATGACCTACATGAACAGGTGTTCGTTCGTGAGGGACTGAGTTGTCAAACAGAAATAGAGACAACATACTACTCAG cagTTACACAGAACTTTCCTCCGATATGTTATCACTGTGGTGATACTAACATTTTGGGGGAAGAAGTTGAGCCTATCACAGCGCTTCGACAGCAGTACAGCATTGTGAGGCCGATATGCAGAGGATGTCTGGAGAGTGGCAAGATGCCCGCTACAAGAAATGCTCATAAGATGAATCGAAAACGAAAACTTTAA